AGCacgcatatggaggccagaggatgacttGTGGCATcaattcttttcttccaccttATGTGgagatgctggggactgaactcaggtggcAGGTGTCTTGAGCCATTTGCATGCCCTAAACTTTGCTGTTTATTAACAGCTTGTAAGCAGTGCACTTCTATTAAGAGCTTATAAGTTCCCTACTTCTGTGAAGAAAAAGCATTCTGGGGATATTAAATCATGTGCTCAATATAACAGAAGTAGGAAACAGATCAAACTCTTATCCAACTTAGCTCTaaaggttatttttaaattatcatgtattttactttacttatggtttatgagacagtgtcttactctGTATTAtaggtctggaactcactacttggtccaggctggccttaaacttgtggcaACCTTCCAAGAACTCAGATTATAGGTCACCATATTCATCTACACTGGATTTTTTAAGCCGTTCTCTTTGCTGTACTGTGACTAAATTTTGAGTCTGTGTGTATCTGGGCATATGTATCATTATAATGTACATTTCCACTCCATTCAATGTTCACCCGTTCATTTTATCCATCCATTAATTATAGTGACGAATAAGGGCAGAAGTGGGGTGGAAAGGATGGTAGACGGGCTCTCTGGCAACAAAAGTCAGTGTGATGTGCTTTACATATGATCAATTTAGGGTAGTTAGTGTTTTACAGCAATTGAACTTTAAAGTTAGGCAGTAAAGCTGTGAATATGGAAATATCTCAACCTTAAGCAAGATAGACTAAACCAAGGCACTTGCTGCCACACACTGGTAGGACGCTTCATGCAGTGAAACATTTCCTGGACTGACTTTCAGCTAAGCCTGTTGCTTAAAGAGCAGCTTTGAGAAGGTCACAGGAACTGGAAAGGAGGTGTGGAGTCGGCACTGCTTCACACACAGGAAACTTCTTTCTGAGGGCCGAAgtttaattcttcattttatttttctctctgctggTTTTCCTGATTTACATTTTCCCTtatttccccccccttttttaaaattttatttatttattatacaacattctgcttccatgtatatctgcacaccagaagagggcaccaggtctcataatggatggttgtgagccaacatgtggttgctgggaattgaactcaggacctctggaggagcagtcagtgcttttaacctctgagccatctctccagccctcccttaTCCCTTTTATACCACACAAGACAGATATTTCTAAGCAAGAAAAGATTACCTCACAACCACAAGTTATATATTttccaaaaacaatttaaaatctcTATATAAGAAGTCACTGTAAGATGAAAAGTTACATGTTTTCCTTAAAAGCCCCCAGTAGTGCCGGgtgtttgtggcacacacctttaatcccagcacttgggaggcagaggcaggtgcatctctgtgagtttgaggccagcctggtctccagagcgagtgccaggataggctccaaagctacacagagaaaccctgtctcgaaaaaccaaaaaccaaacaaacaaaacaaaaaagcccccagtagttaaatatttttctttgtattaatttcCTCACCATAACATCTTCACCCTAAAGCAATGATTCTTTTATTACCGATTAACCAAGTTTTAGGCAAGCTAAGTAGATTTCGGCCATTCCTTCTGTACTGGCAAGCAGCGGTTTGCAGTTTCAGTGCAGCAGATTTTGATTTTCTACTCTAGAGAAACTTGAAATGAGTGGTCAGCTAGctccttatttttctttacacaCAATAGGTTCAGATAGTTTTCTTttacaactttgtttttttttcctaggtGCATACCAAAGCCTGTGATTAATTCTGTAAGTTACATGACCAAGGAACTCAGGCCTGACATTGGGTGTAGGGACATAATTGCTTTCTTGATCATCAGCCTGTTTTTCCACAGGCAGAATTCATGGGTCTTTAATGCATAAAGTGTCCTTGATCTTACTTTTCATGGTCTTCAAATCTCATGTCTAACAGAGGGGAAGGTGACTTTTAGCCCATTCTTGCCTTTTCTGTGTGTCATATTGGAGCGACTGGCAGAAAAACCTAAACCATTTCCCTAATCATCTTTACTAACTGTCCTAACAACCTGTATCTTTTAGGCTAACTCAGAAAGTCCCATTAAATCATAGATCTAACTGGTCGTAATTACTCTTACAAAATCATCTTCATTATGATCTGCAAAGTAAGTTGCCCAGTGAGAAGGTGGGATTTTTCCAAGGAAAAACCACACGGTACTAGATACAGTGGAATCCTTTCATATAGTGATCACACTTGCCAAATACAGCAGGAACACGGCAGCAGCAAACACAAGGAAGCACAGCAGAAGCAAGGGGCATTGTAGAAAAAAATCCAGCTGGAGCTATGCCTCTCCAGGATATACCAAGAGTAGCTTTGCCATTCACTGGGCTGTATCCCATAAGCTCCATTGCTGACTCCAGcgcctctgacatggccactggcatAAGCCAAAATGAAAGGCATAGGCAAAGACAATCTGTCCTAAAAGTGTCCTATGTTATTGGTGAGAATCTCTTGGGAAGTGTCaataaaatgacaattatgatCTTACTTATATAGCTAATGAATGCTTTTAGCATTTGTATGTGGCTTGGCATATACTGGCTTCCAATTTATGTAGGCTTATTTTGCTTTACATAGAAAGTAATACAGTTTTAATGTATGAAAATTTATTGTGGGGAAACTTAAGACTATGAGAATATTCACTTTTTTATTTGGCTTAATTAATGATATTCAGTTTATAAAGGTTCTTGAGTGACACTGTTGTATAGACATTGAAGATAacatgaaaaatgaacaaaattcacATGATTTTGTCTTATAGTCTAGCCAGGAAGAGAAATGttaaaaaagtaatataaatacTATGAATTtcctaaaagaagaaatattactTTGCAAGATAGGGGAATCTGGAAACTATTTCCAGGGATGTATCCTTTATGTGCATGGAGTGGAATAGGCTTGTCTGAGGCTGAAGTGATGAGTGAAACACAGCTTTGCCAGAAGCAGGAGAAGGGCTAGGAGAAGTACTTTACATCGAGGGAGACATAGGCACCCAGCCTCATTAAGAATGGGCATggatctgggcagtggtggtgcatgcctttagtcccagcactccagaggtggaagcaagtggatgtctgtgagttagaggccaccctgatctacaaagctagtatcaggacagctagggctgttatacagagaaactctgtctagaaaacccaaaaagaaaaaagaaaaaaagggcatGGACAGAAAATGTACTTCACTGTGTTTGCACAGCCGTGTCATCTGCTTCGACCTCTGATCAGCTTTGAATTACAGTGCTTCAAACTGTGGCTCTGGAGTTGGGTCACAGTCTATTGCTATGCTGACATCATGTGCTTTCTGTTCTCCACAGAGCTTGCTAGCTCCATCATGAATTTTGCTTATGTACATAGAAGTTTTAAGATTTGGTGTTTGACTCTCATATGTATTTTATACTTATTGTGTAGCTTTTtatttttggacagggtttctctgtgaaacagtcctggcactcactctgtagaccaggctggcctcaaactcacaaagatccacctacctttgccatccgagtgctgggattaaaagtattcgccatcactgcccagccattGTGTAGCTTTTGAAGAGTTATTTCTCTGATTTACTTTCTACATTTGTAAACTATGCATGATAATATGGTGTATCTATTTACCCCCAGATGGCcttaacttctgatcctcttcagtgctgggattacaggaacatgATGGCATCCAGGATGTATGCAATGCTTTTATAATAGCCATGGCTTCCAacaggctaggcaagcactataccatCTGAGTCAGGTCCCCAGCCTTCTTAGAAGACTTTTAGGAGAGTTACAAAAGTGGCTTCATGTTAAGATTTTTCAATTGTCAAACACTGAAAATTCTCAAATCTTACcaagtttctttgtttctactttgacTCAGGGTTTAGAATAATTAAATTCTGTGctggcattggtgacacatgcctttaatcccagcacttgggaggcagaggcaggaggatctctgtgagttcaaggccaggataggctccaaaattacacagagaaaccctgtcttgaaaaacaacaaaaaaattaaattctgcATTTCATCCACTAGAGGTCCTcccagcattatttttaaaaagtacaattgGATTAATTCTTACAGATTTTCTTCCTTCATCCTTAAGGGGTAGATGGAGGCCCAGCTTCACATCTTGTTCTCCATGAGGAGGTAACCCCGTCTCAGAATGTGTTGGTCTGAAAGTCTCAGGCTTGGAGGATAGTGATGGAAACTGGTGTGGTGTTGGTGTTTGGACAAATCTCGCTTCTGTATATTACTGTTCTTTCTACAGCTTCATATCTCTTGTGAGTCATCAGCATTTCACAGCGTCTGCAGGCATCACCTGGTAAAGGATAGCACCATGAAAGAGTGCTGGTCATGGAATCAAATATCTTGCCACTGCCAGTTACTCAAGATGAGATTTTCCTTGCCAGATAGATGACTTCACAGATGTTCggtttctcaaaacaaaacgaaagtaaaaagacaaaattcatttttaatgagGGTCTTCTAAATAAGATAACACATAAGAGATGTTGGAGTGTAGTAGGTATCCAAAATTGCTAATTACCTCATGTTCCCAGTAGTGAGACAGTCTCTTTAGTGTATCCCTGTTCCTGTATGCAGTTAGAGCACTTTCCCCTAAACACATCCATACAACAATGAATTATATAGACTCAGAGAAAACTCAGTCATTTAAATAGGATTAGTAGTTTATAAATTAGACAAGTTATTTCTCTCTGATTTGGTTTCTGAAGAAACTTGAGAATTAACACCAGGAATCTGATGGCTCTTTCTCAAAGTCATGAGAATTGCTCTCCTTTTggggcatttattattttttttttctgtcagtgttttgcctgaatgtatatatgtgtattatgtgtgtgcctggtgcccacaaaggtcagaagagggtgtcagtctCCCTGGGACTGGATTTAGCTGTGAGCCACGACACTCACAGCAATGGGTGTCAGAAATTGAACcagtggaagagcagccagtgcttttaatcatgGAGCCATCTTCCTGCCCACCAGTATTGCTCCTAATAGtaatctgattttcttttctcaaatataGGGAAGAGAACCAGTTCCAAGGAAGTTGAGGAGGAAGAGTTACTACACAATGCCTCATGCTTATAATACACATTTGCTTTTAGGATAGAAAGGCTATTCTTCAGATCTCAATGGTCATGCACAACATGAGTAGCTACAACACTGGCCCTTTCACCCTCTCAGGCATCCCTGGACTTGAGCAGTACCATGTCTGGATCAGCATCCCTTTCTGCTTTATCTATTTGGTGGCCATTGTGGGCAACGGCCTTCTTCTCTACCTCATCGCAGTGGAAAACAGTCTTCATTCCCCCatgttcttcttcctttccatgttGGCCACGACTGACCTCATATTGTCTACAACCTGTGTCCCCAAGACCCTTAGCATCTTCTGGTTTGGTCCTCAGGAAATCAGTTTTCCTGGCTGTCTGACCCAGTTATTCTTTCTGCATTACAGCTTTGTCTTGGACTCAGCTATCTTGCTGGCCATGGCAtttgaccgctatgtggccatctgctcACCCTTGAGATATACCACTATTCTCACGCCCAAAGCTGTTGTCAAAATTGCTGTAGGAATTTCTTTCCgaagtttctgtgtttttgtcCCATGTGTTTTTCTTGTGAATCGCCTACCCTTCTGCAGGACACACGTCATTGCCCATACCTACTGTGAACACATTGGTGTTGCCCGGCTGGCATGTGCAGATATCTCCATCAACATCTGGTATGGATTTTGTGTTCCTATCATGACAGTGATTACAGATGTGGTCCTCATTGCCATCTCCTACACTCTCATCCTATGTGCTGTTTTTCGTCTTCCCTCCCGAGATGCACGCCAGAAGGCCCTGGGCACCTGTGGTTCTCATGTTTGTGTCATTCTCATGTTCTATATACCGGCATTCTTCTCCATCCTTGCTCATCGATTTGGACACAATGTCCCTCGTACTTTCCACATTATGTTTGCCAACCTGTATGTAATTATCCCACCTGCACTCAACCCTGTTGTCTACGGAGTGAAGACCAAGCAGATACGGGATAAAGCTATTCTTCTGCTCTTTCCCAAATGGTCCCAGTGACAGATGCCTGAAGTCTTGGACCTGGGGGCCAGTTTATAAAGTATAGTAGGTAAAAGGCTGAACTTATAACCATTGGCTTTCAGGAGAGGATACATGGAACTATTCTTCCTAATCAGAATTGGGATTTTTGCCTTCTTAATTATTTCATGCAGAAGCCTACTGAACCATTTTAGTTTTAGGAAAAGAAGTTCAGAGATTAGGAGataaaagatatttatttcaCTTCTGAAAACAAACGGCTTATCTTAAATAAGAATATTGCAATTCTCTTTGGTTGTGCCAagtaataaagatttatttaaagctGGGTgttagtgcatacctttaattccagcacttggggggcagtggcaggcagatctctgtgagttcgaggctagtctggtctgtAACATGAGTttcaggttacacagagaaaccatgttttgaaaaaccaaaaaaaaaaaaagggatttgattagaaaaataaaattattatatcccattttcacttaaaatatgtctgaggaatttatttttacatacagCTTAATTGTGTGTTCTTATGTCATAGTAAGGTAGGAAATTAGTGTTGTTACTGTAgcttttagatttaaaaaattatatttgtgggctggaga
The DNA window shown above is from Cricetulus griseus strain 17A/GY chromosome 3, alternate assembly CriGri-PICRH-1.0, whole genome shotgun sequence and carries:
- the LOC100764419 gene encoding olfactory receptor 52H1 — its product is MVMHNMSSYNTGPFTLSGIPGLEQYHVWISIPFCFIYLVAIVGNGLLLYLIAVENSLHSPMFFFLSMLATTDLILSTTCVPKTLSIFWFGPQEISFPGCLTQLFFLHYSFVLDSAILLAMAFDRYVAICSPLRYTTILTPKAVVKIAVGISFRSFCVFVPCVFLVNRLPFCRTHVIAHTYCEHIGVARLACADISINIWYGFCVPIMTVITDVVLIAISYTLILCAVFRLPSRDARQKALGTCGSHVCVILMFYIPAFFSILAHRFGHNVPRTFHIMFANLYVIIPPALNPVVYGVKTKQIRDKAILLLFPKWSQ